The Changchengzhania lutea genomic sequence ATTATATTCGAAAATGCTTTCAAATTCATCAAAATACGCTATTAAAGCCGTACTATATCTGGCTTTAAATTCCAGTAAAAACAATAAGGTAATGGTTAAGGACATTGCTAAACCTATAAATGTGCCGCAGGCTTATATTGCAAAATTGTTGCAAGCATTGGTTAAAGAAAAAATAGTAACATCTGTTAGAGGGGTGAATGGGGGGTTTTATTTAGATGAAAAAAATAAAAACCAAACCATATTAAGTATTATTGCGGTAATAAACGGGAAAGAACAATTTAATACGTGTATGCTAAGTTTAGAAAAATGCGACGAAGACAAACCTTGTCCGTTACATAACATGCTAAACCCTTCAAGAAATGACATATTAAAAAATTTAAGGTCCAAAACCATTAAAGATCTTGTTAAGGATGTTGAATTAGGAAATACTTTTCTTCCGCTTTAAAAATAGAATCTAACAAACGGCGCCCATGGATCTATATAAATACTCTTTTCTTTATCATAAAGTAAATCATAACGCAAACCGAATGTTACATTTCCGCTTCTGTAACCCGCGCCAATAAAGAGTGCTGGAGACCAGTAAGTGTCATTTTCAATATTCAGACTCTCATCGTAATTCCTTTTAACATGAAGTTGCTCAAACTCTGATGACAATTGGATTTCATTAATCACATTAAATAAGCCAATGATGCTACCACCTAAGATGGTCGACTTATAAACATTTTTCTGGTTGTTTATAGTGCCATTTAAACCCAAACCAATTGCAAAGTTTTGGTCAATTTCATAAATGGCACTTGGGGCTAAAGTGCCACTAAAAAAACCATCCCCAAAACTCAGTCCTATCCCGCCACCAAAACGTACATGGTCCCAAAATTCATTATTCTGTTGAGCCGAGAGGCAAATAACAGTCGAGAAAAAAAATATGATTATTGTAAATGAAACTTTGTTCATAATGTTCATTAATATGGGGTTATAGTGAAAATCGTTATGAATCAACACAGGGAAATCAATGACAAATCTAAAAATTAATTATGTGATTATAAATATAGTGAAAGCAACTTTTAATTTTACTAAATGTTGTATTTTTGATGAAATTTTGACTTAGCGACATTATATTACAATAATAATGGATAAATTTTCTTTTTTAAACGCCGCACACACAGCTTATTTTGCTGATTTATACGATCAATACATACAAAACCCTGATGCAGTTGAACCTAGTTGGAGAGCTTTTTTTCAAGGCTACGATTTTGGGAGTGAAAATTATGGTTTAGATGGCGAAATAGTAGAGGGAGTAGTAACCCAAATCCCTGAGCATATTCAAAAAGAGTTTAGTGTTGTAAAACTTATTGATGGGTATAGAATGCGGGGGCACTTGTTTACCAAAACAAATCCAGTTCGCGATAGAAGAACCTATAAACCCAATTTAGATCTAGTAAATTTTGGTCTCTCATTAAACGATTTAGATACTGTTTTCAATGCTGGGGAAACCATAGGTATTGGGGCACAAACCTTAAGAGAAACCATTGTTCATTTAGAGCGTATTTATTGCAGCTCTATCGGGGTAGAATACATGTATCTTCGTAACCCGGATGTGATTAAGTGGTGGCAGGGGAGATTAAATGAAAATGATAATCACCCTAATTATTCAATAGAAACCAAAAAATACATTCTTTCAAAATTAAATCAAGCGGTGACGTTCGAGAACTTTTTGCAGACCAAATATGTGGGGCAAAAACGATTTTCTTTGGAAGGTGGCGAAACTCTAATTCCTGCCATTAGCAACGTCATGTATTATGCTGTAGAAAGATATGGTGTAAAAGAATGTGTGCTAGGAATGGCACACCGCGGACGTTTAAGTACGCTGGTCAACATTTTCAGAAAGCCTTTAAGCGAGCTTTTTAGTGAGTTTGAAGGGAAGGATTTTGAAGACGAAAACATTGATGGTGATGTAAAATATCACTTAGGGCTAACTTTAGATAAAACCTATTTAAACGGGAAGTCTATCAAGATGAACCTAGTGCCCAATCCATCACATTTAGAAACGGTAGGCCCTGTAGCAGAAGGGATTACCAGAGCTAAAATAGATAATGATTACGAAGGCGATAATTCTAAAATACTACCCATTCTAGTACATGGTGATGCAGCAATAGCGGGACAAGGTATTGTTTATGAGGTCGCGCAAATGAGCCAGTTAAATGGCTATAAAACAGGTGGGACGATTCATATTGTAGTAAATAATCAAATTGGTTTTACTACAAATTATTTAGATGGTCGTTCGAGTACCTATTGTACAGATGTTGCGAAGGTTACTTTATCGCCAGTCATGCATGTGAATGCAGATGATGCTGAGGCGGTGGTTCATGCCGTCGAAATGGCTTTAGAATACAGAATGCGATACAGGAAAGATGTTTATATTGATCTTTTGGGATACCGAAAGTATGGACACAACGAAGGTGATGAGCCTCGATTTACACAGCCTAAACTGTATAAAAAAATTGCAAAACACGATAATCCATATAAAATATATTCAGAAAAGTTAATAGCTGAAAATTCTATTGATAAGGCATACGTAGAGAAGATCACAGCAGATTTTAAAGCGACTTTAGAAAAGGAATTCACCAAATCCAAAAATGCAGATGCGAGTATAGTACGTGAATTTATGGGGGAGCGCTGGACGGATTTTGAACGTCAAGGTGTTGATGCCATGCTAGAATCGGTGGACACGTCGTATTCAAAAGAAAAATTAAAAAACATCTCAAAAGTAGTCTCTACTGTGCCAGAAGGTGCTAAATTTTTACGTAAGGCAGAACGAATTCTAGAAGGCCGTTACAAAATGGTATTTGAAAGTGACACTTTAGATTGGGGCATGGGCGAAACTTTAGCTTACGGAAGTTTAATGGAAGAAGGCTTTAACGTTCGTATGTCTGGCCAAGATGTAGAACGCGGTACCTTTAGTCACCGTCATGCTATTTTAAGAGATGAAGTTTCAGAAAAGCGTATTAATTTATTAAATACCAATCCTGCGAATACAGGTAAAATGGATATTTATAATTCATTGTTATCAGAATATGGTGTTTTAGGTTTTGATTATGGGTATGCCATGGCCAACCCGAACACCTTAACCATTTGGGAAGCTCAGTTTGGTGATTTTAGCAATGGTGCTCAAATTATATTCGATCAATATTTATCTGCAGCTGAAGATAAGTGGAAATCCCAAAATGGGATTGTGGTTTTATTACCGCATGGTTACGAGGGCCAAGGTTCAGAGCACTCATCGGCAAGAATAGAGCGCTACCTGCAACTTTGTGGCGATGATAATATGAATGTTGCCAATTGTACAACACCTGCTAATTTTTATCATTTGTTACGTCGTCAAATGAAACGCGATTTTAGAAAACCGCTGATTGTGTTTACCCCTAAAAGTTTATTGAGATTGCCAAAGGCAACATCATCAATAGATGAATTAGCAAAAGGATCTTTTCAAGAAGTAATTGATGATACGGTAAATCCGGAGAACATCAAAAAACTCGTATTCTGTTCAGGTAAATTTTATTACGATTTATTGGAAGAGCGTGAGCAACATGGAAATGACTCGGTTGCCTTGGTTAGAGT encodes the following:
- a CDS encoding alpha-ketoglutarate decarboxylase → MNKVSFTIIIFFFSTVICLSAQQNNEFWDHVRFGGGIGLSFGDGFFSGTLAPSAIYEIDQNFAIGLGLNGTINNQKNVYKSTILGGSIIGLFNVINEIQLSSEFEQLHVKRNYDESLNIENDTYWSPALFIGAGYRSGNVTFGLRYDLLYDKEKSIYIDPWAPFVRFYF
- a CDS encoding 2-oxoglutarate dehydrogenase E1 component codes for the protein MDKFSFLNAAHTAYFADLYDQYIQNPDAVEPSWRAFFQGYDFGSENYGLDGEIVEGVVTQIPEHIQKEFSVVKLIDGYRMRGHLFTKTNPVRDRRTYKPNLDLVNFGLSLNDLDTVFNAGETIGIGAQTLRETIVHLERIYCSSIGVEYMYLRNPDVIKWWQGRLNENDNHPNYSIETKKYILSKLNQAVTFENFLQTKYVGQKRFSLEGGETLIPAISNVMYYAVERYGVKECVLGMAHRGRLSTLVNIFRKPLSELFSEFEGKDFEDENIDGDVKYHLGLTLDKTYLNGKSIKMNLVPNPSHLETVGPVAEGITRAKIDNDYEGDNSKILPILVHGDAAIAGQGIVYEVAQMSQLNGYKTGGTIHIVVNNQIGFTTNYLDGRSSTYCTDVAKVTLSPVMHVNADDAEAVVHAVEMALEYRMRYRKDVYIDLLGYRKYGHNEGDEPRFTQPKLYKKIAKHDNPYKIYSEKLIAENSIDKAYVEKITADFKATLEKEFTKSKNADASIVREFMGERWTDFERQGVDAMLESVDTSYSKEKLKNISKVVSTVPEGAKFLRKAERILEGRYKMVFESDTLDWGMGETLAYGSLMEEGFNVRMSGQDVERGTFSHRHAILRDEVSEKRINLLNTNPANTGKMDIYNSLLSEYGVLGFDYGYAMANPNTLTIWEAQFGDFSNGAQIIFDQYLSAAEDKWKSQNGIVVLLPHGYEGQGSEHSSARIERYLQLCGDDNMNVANCTTPANFYHLLRRQMKRDFRKPLIVFTPKSLLRLPKATSSIDELAKGSFQEVIDDTVNPENIKKLVFCSGKFYYDLLEEREQHGNDSVALVRVEQLFPLHKEKLQGIIDRYPNVEHYVWAQEEPKNMGPWSHMAQRFDLVKLEVISRPYSSVPAPGSSTRDKRRQRRVINAVFDQS
- a CDS encoding RrF2 family transcriptional regulator; protein product: MLSNSSKYAIKAVLYLALNSSKNNKVMVKDIAKPINVPQAYIAKLLQALVKEKIVTSVRGVNGGFYLDEKNKNQTILSIIAVINGKEQFNTCMLSLEKCDEDKPCPLHNMLNPSRNDILKNLRSKTIKDLVKDVELGNTFLPL